The following coding sequences lie in one Lolium perenne isolate Kyuss_39 chromosome 2, Kyuss_2.0, whole genome shotgun sequence genomic window:
- the LOC127336274 gene encoding organic cation/carnitine transporter 7 isoform X2, with product MEGGRKGFLFTAIVMSGAGLLSAFAPNYASLMALRFLVGIGLGGGPVLSSWFLEFVPAPSRGRWMVIFSTFWTVGTIFEASLAWAVMPRFGWRWLLALSSVPSFVLLLFYVITPESPRYLCMKGRIPEAVDVLEKMARLNNVPMPSGRLVSDKNIELDEVSESATLLASVAAGSDGGGKEEEENDNIKEDEGSNFGGIKSVSKLLSPKLFRATVLLWLAFFGNAFSYYGIVLLTSELSNGNRICAKEEVESVHSNESSLYKNVFISSFAEIPGSVASALMVDRVGRKLSMASMLFTACVFLFPLVFSQADILTGISLFGARLCISASLSILYIYAPEIYPTSVRTTGIGVASSVGRIGGILCPLVAVALVHNCQQTAAILLFELVVFLSGMAVMFFPFETKGSRLNDTEGI from the exons ATGGAAGGAGGCAG GAAGGGGTTTCTCTTTACTGCCATTGTGATGAGCGGAGCTGGACTCCTTAGTGCCTTTGCTCCCAACTATGCATCGTTAATGGCTCTAAGGTTCTTAGTGGGTATTGGCCTTGGAGGAGGACCTGTTCTCAGCTCTTGGTTCTTGGAATTTGTTCCTGCTCCAAGTAGAGGTAGATGGATGGTGATATTTTCAACATTTTGGACTGTCGGGACTATCTTCGAGGCTTCTCTTGCATGG GCAGTTATGCCCAGGTTTGGCTGGAGGTGGTTGCTAGCATTGTCATCTGTCCCATCTTTCGTCCTGCTTTTGTTTTATGTTATCACACCAGAGTCACCAAGGTACCTTTGCATGAAAGGCAGAATACCGGAGGCTGTGGATGTGTTGGAGAAAATGGCAAGATTAAACAATGTACCTATGCCTTCTGGTAGGCTTGTTTCTGACAAAAACATTGAGCTAGATGAAGTTTCCGAGTCGGCAACACTCCTGGCTTCTGTTGCTGCTGGAAGTGATGGTGGTggtaaagaagaagaagaaaatgacaacattaaggaagatgaaggtTCCAATTTTGGAGGTATCAAGTCTGTCTCAAAGCTGCTGTCGCCAAAATTGTTCAGAGCAACTGTACTTCTGTGGTTGGCTTTCTTTGGAAATGCGTTTTCCTATTACGGGATTGTTCTGTTGACATCAGAGTTAAGTAATGGAAACAGGATATGTGCAAAAGAGGAGGTTGAATCCGTACACTCGAACGAGTCGAGCCTATACAAAAACGTTTTTATCTCTAGCTTTGCAG AGATTCCAGGGTCAGTTGCTTCAGCTTTGATGGTGGATAGAGTTGGCCGAAAGCTTTCAATGGCGTCGATGCTCTTCACTGCCTGTGTCTTTCTGTTCCCGCTAGTGTTTTCCCAGGCAGACATACTAACAGGAATCTCATTATTTGGTGCCAGGCTCTGCATATCTGCGAGCTTGTCCATTCTATACATATATGCTCCCGAG ATCTATCCAACCTCGGTGAGGACAACAGGGATCGGCGTCGCCAGCTCGGTAGGCAGGATTGGGGGCATCCTGTGCCCTCTCGTCGCTGTCGCTCTGGTGCACAACTGCCAGCAGACGGCCGCGATCCTCCTCTTCGAGCTTGTAGTCTTCCTCTCGGGTATGGCTGTCATGTTCTTCCCTTTCGAGACGAAAGGCTCTAGGCTTAACGACACCGAGGGGATCTGA
- the LOC127336274 gene encoding organic cation/carnitine transporter 7 isoform X1 — protein sequence MNKPDSPPGGRLPVEMMEDEQSATYTVDDALLSSGFGRYQVLILTYAGVALISEAMEMMLLSFVGPSVQLEWNLTAHQESMITSVVFVGELIGAYSWGVISDHYGRRQGFLFTAIVMSGAGLLSAFAPNYASLMALRFLVGIGLGGGPVLSSWFLEFVPAPSRGRWMVIFSTFWTVGTIFEASLAWAVMPRFGWRWLLALSSVPSFVLLLFYVITPESPRYLCMKGRIPEAVDVLEKMARLNNVPMPSGRLVSDKNIELDEVSESATLLASVAAGSDGGGKEEEENDNIKEDEGSNFGGIKSVSKLLSPKLFRATVLLWLAFFGNAFSYYGIVLLTSELSNGNRICAKEEVESVHSNESSLYKNVFISSFAEIPGSVASALMVDRVGRKLSMASMLFTACVFLFPLVFSQADILTGISLFGARLCISASLSILYIYAPEIYPTSVRTTGIGVASSVGRIGGILCPLVAVALVHNCQQTAAILLFELVVFLSGMAVMFFPFETKGSRLNDTEGI from the exons ATGAATAAGCCAGACTCTCCTCCGGGCGGACGGCTCCCGGTCGAAATG ATGGAGGACGAGCAATCGGCCACATACACCGTGGACGACGCGCTTCTGTCTTCAGGTTTCGGGAGGTACCAAGTATTGATCCTCACCTATGCCGGGGTCGCCTTGATTTCGGAAGCGATGGAGATGATGCTGCTATCCTTTGTTGGTCCATCGGTTCAGCTGGAATGGAACCTTACTGCTCATCAGGAGAGCATGATTACAAGTGTTGTTTTTGTCGGAGAGCTGATTGGAGCTTACTCTTGGGGCGTCATCTCGGACCACTATGGAAGGAGGCAG GGGTTTCTCTTTACTGCCATTGTGATGAGCGGAGCTGGACTCCTTAGTGCCTTTGCTCCCAACTATGCATCGTTAATGGCTCTAAGGTTCTTAGTGGGTATTGGCCTTGGAGGAGGACCTGTTCTCAGCTCTTGGTTCTTGGAATTTGTTCCTGCTCCAAGTAGAGGTAGATGGATGGTGATATTTTCAACATTTTGGACTGTCGGGACTATCTTCGAGGCTTCTCTTGCATGG GCAGTTATGCCCAGGTTTGGCTGGAGGTGGTTGCTAGCATTGTCATCTGTCCCATCTTTCGTCCTGCTTTTGTTTTATGTTATCACACCAGAGTCACCAAGGTACCTTTGCATGAAAGGCAGAATACCGGAGGCTGTGGATGTGTTGGAGAAAATGGCAAGATTAAACAATGTACCTATGCCTTCTGGTAGGCTTGTTTCTGACAAAAACATTGAGCTAGATGAAGTTTCCGAGTCGGCAACACTCCTGGCTTCTGTTGCTGCTGGAAGTGATGGTGGTggtaaagaagaagaagaaaatgacaacattaaggaagatgaaggtTCCAATTTTGGAGGTATCAAGTCTGTCTCAAAGCTGCTGTCGCCAAAATTGTTCAGAGCAACTGTACTTCTGTGGTTGGCTTTCTTTGGAAATGCGTTTTCCTATTACGGGATTGTTCTGTTGACATCAGAGTTAAGTAATGGAAACAGGATATGTGCAAAAGAGGAGGTTGAATCCGTACACTCGAACGAGTCGAGCCTATACAAAAACGTTTTTATCTCTAGCTTTGCAG AGATTCCAGGGTCAGTTGCTTCAGCTTTGATGGTGGATAGAGTTGGCCGAAAGCTTTCAATGGCGTCGATGCTCTTCACTGCCTGTGTCTTTCTGTTCCCGCTAGTGTTTTCCCAGGCAGACATACTAACAGGAATCTCATTATTTGGTGCCAGGCTCTGCATATCTGCGAGCTTGTCCATTCTATACATATATGCTCCCGAG ATCTATCCAACCTCGGTGAGGACAACAGGGATCGGCGTCGCCAGCTCGGTAGGCAGGATTGGGGGCATCCTGTGCCCTCTCGTCGCTGTCGCTCTGGTGCACAACTGCCAGCAGACGGCCGCGATCCTCCTCTTCGAGCTTGTAGTCTTCCTCTCGGGTATGGCTGTCATGTTCTTCCCTTTCGAGACGAAAGGCTCTAGGCTTAACGACACCGAGGGGATCTGA